Proteins encoded within one genomic window of Synechococcus sp. PCC 7335:
- a CDS encoding photosystem II reaction center protein K: MDVAFLVAELPEAYRAFGPLIDVLPILPIFFLLLAFVWQASVGFR; the protein is encoded by the coding sequence ATGGATGTTGCCTTTCTAGTAGCAGAGCTACCCGAAGCCTACCGCGCCTTTGGCCCTCTCATTGACGTTTTGCCCATTCTGCCCATCTTCTTTTTACTGTTAGCGTTCGTATGGCAAGCTTCTGTCGGGTTTAGATAG